The sequence TCGCGCTCGGTGTACTGGGCGGCGAGGAAGCGGACGAGTGCCTGAGCGACCGTGAGCCTCGTCGTCGAGGTCGTCATCGGTACCCCCCTGTGCTTTCTACGTGGTCCGGGTGGAAGCAGATCCGCCACTCCCGCGTGGCACCCGGCCCGGCCATGACGTTCAGGTAGTACATGGCGTGGCCGGGCTGGGCGATCGACGGGCCGTGCCAGCCGTCGGGGACGAGGACGGCGTCGCCGGAGCGGACCTCGGCGAGAACGTCGGATCCGCCCTCGCGCGAGGGGAACACGCGCTGATAGCCGAAACCGTTCGGGCCGTCGATCTCGAAGTAGTAGATCTCCTCCAGCTCGGACTCCTCGCCCGGCCGGTGCTCGTCGTGCTTGTGCGGCGGGTAGGAGGACCAGTTGCCGCCGGGGGTGATCACCTCCACGGCGATCAGCTTGTCGCAGTCGAAGCCCTGCTCATCAGCGCCTCCGGCGCGGGCAGCGGAGGCGAAGTTGCGCACCTGACGGGCGCAGGTGCCGCTGCCGCGCTGTTCGACGGGGACCTCCGGCGCGGGGCCGTAGCGGGCGGGGAGTCGTCGCTCGCACTTCGCTCCTGCCAGGGCGAAGCGGCCTCCCGCGCCGGAGGCGATCTGGACCCGGGTCTCACGGGGCGCGTACGCGAAGTCGGAAACCGACGCGAACACGCTCTCCCGACCCAGGAGTTGAAACTCTTTTTCCTCAATTTGTACGGTACATCCGCCTTGTAGCGGAAGCACGATCCACTCACTGTCCCCCGTGGTGAACGTATGCGTACCGCCCGGTGACAACTCCACGATCCGCAGGCTGCTGTGTGCCCAGCCGGCCCGCTTCGGGTCGATGTCGACGGTGTACTGGGCGTTCGCGGTGGCACCCCGGGGCAGGTGCAGGTCGGTGCTGGTCATGCGGCCCTCACAGCAGTCCTACGGCGGTGTCCACGGCGGCGGCCACATCGCCGTCCGCCGGATACAGCAGCGAGCGGCCGACCACCAGACCGCGCACGGTGGGCAGTTGCAGCGCGCCGCGCCACTTCTCGTACGCGGCGACCTGCTCCTCGGGCGAGTCGCCGATGTCTCCGCCGAGCAGCACGGCCGGCAGGGTCGAGGTCTCCATGACCCGGGCCATGTCGTCGGGGTTCTCGGTGACCGGCACCTTCAGCCAGGTGTAGGCGGAGGAGCCGCCGAGGCCCGAGGCGATGGCGATGGACTTGGTGACCGCCTCCGCGCTCAGGTCGTTGCGCAGCCGTCCGTCGGGACCGCGGCGGCTGATGAACGGCTCCACGAAGACCGGGAGCCGGTGCGCGGCCATCGCGTCGATGGCGCGGGCGGTGGACTCCAGCGTGGTCAGGGAGCCCGGGTCGTCGTAGTCGATGCGCAGCAGCAGCTTGGCGGCGTCGAAGCCGAGGCGGTGGATGTCCTCGGGGCGGTGGCCGGTGAAGCGGTCGTCCAGCTCGAAGCTGGCGCCCTGCAGGCCGCCGCGGTTCATCGAGCCCATGACCACCTTGTGGTCGAGGGCGCCGAGCAGAAGCAGGTCGTCCAGGATGTCGGCGGTGGCGAGGACTCCGTCGACGCCGGGCCTGGACAGTGCGAGACACAGCCGTTCGAGCAGGTCGGCGCGGTTGGCCATGGCGAGCTTGCGGTCGCCGACGCCGAGCGCGCCGCGGGCCGGGTGGTCGGCGGCGACGATCATCAGCCGGCCGTTCTCGTTGAGCAGCGGGCGGCGGGCCCGGCGCAGCGCGGCCTCGGCGATCGCCTCGGGGTGGTGGGTGCGGGTGCGGACCAGCTCGGCGACATCGACGCGCGGCTGCCGGGCGGCGTCCCCGCCCGCGGCGCCTTCGGGGTGCGCGCCTGCCACCCTGCCCGCCCTCACAGGACCGCTCCGGCCTCGAGCGCGGCGGCCACCTCGGCGGGGGTGGGCATCGCGGAGGAGCACTCCAGACGGGAGGCGACGATGGCGCCGGCCGCGTTGGCGTGCCGCATGATCGTCTCCAGGTTCCAGCCCTCCAGCAGGCCGTGGCACAGGGAACCGCCGAAGGCGTCCCCGGCGCCGAGGCCGTTCAGGACGGTGACCGGGAGCGGCGGGACCTCCGCCGACTCGCCCTCGCTGTTCACGGCGAGGACGCCCTTGGGTCCCTGCTTGACCACGGCGATCTCGACGCCCGCGTCCAGGAGCGCGCGGGCCGCGGCATGCGGCTCGCGCACGCCGGTGGCGACCTCCACCTCGTCCAGGTTGCCGACGGCGACCGTCGTGTGGCGCAGGGCCTCGGCGTAGAAGGGGCGGGCCTCGGCGGGGTCGGCCCAGAACATCGGGCGCCAGTCGAGGTCGAAGACCGTCGTGCCGGACTTCGCGCGGTGGGCGAGGGCCGCGAGGGTCGCCGTACGGCTGGGCTCCTCGCTCAGCCCCGTGCCGGTGACCCAGAAGACGCGGGTGTCCCGGATGGCGTCCAGGTCCAGGTCGTGGGCGTCGATCTCCAGATCGGGCGCCTTGGGCCGCCGGTAGAAGTACAGCGGGAAGTCGTCCGGCGGGAAGACCTCGCAGAAGGTGACCGGCGTGGGCAGCCCGGCCACCGGGGTGACCCAGCGGTCGTCGACACCGAAGCCGCGCAGGGCCTCGTGCAGGTAGGCGCCGAACGGGTCGTCGCCCGTGCGGGTGATCACGGCGGTCCGCCGGCCGAGCCGGGCCGCGGCGACCGCCACGTTCGTCGCCGACCCGCCGAGGAACTTGCCGAAGGACGACACCTGGGCGAGCGGGACACCGGTTTGCAACGGATAGAGGTCCACTCCGATCCGTCCCATGGTGATCAGGTCGTACGCCATCGGCTTCCCTTCGTCACGGCTCTCCCCGGCTTTCTAGTCCTGTCCGCCGAGCCCTGTCAATGTTTTGTCCAGACATTCGGACCAGAGCTTGACACCGCTTTCCCGGGCCCCGCACGCTGACGGCCATGACGTCCTTGTCACCCTCCTCGCTTTCCTCACCTTCCACACCTTCCTCACTTTCCCGGATCCGGGTCGGATCGGCGCCCGACTCCTGGGGCGTGTGGTTCCCGGACGACCCGCGGCAGGTCCCCTGGCGGCGCTTCCTCGACGAGGTCGCCGACTCGGGCTACGAGTGGATCGAGCTGGGCCCCTACGGCTATCTGCCGTCCGACCCGGCGGTGCTCGCCGAGGAGACCGCCCGGCGTGGTCTGAAGGTGTCGGCCGGCACGGTCTTCACCGGCCTGCACCACGGCGCGGCCGTGTGGGACAAGACCTGGGCGCACGTCTCCGACATCGCCACCCTGACCCAGGCGATGGGCGCCCGGCACCTGGTCGTCATCCCGTCCTTCTGGCGCGACGACAAGACGGGTGAGGTGCTGGAGCCCGACACGCTGACCCCCGGGCAGTGGCGGAATCTCACCTCGCTGACCGAGCGCCTCGGGCACGAGGTGCGGGAGCGGTACGGCCTCACGATCGTCGTCCACCCGCACGCGGACACCCACATCGACAGCGAGGAGAACGTCACCCGTTTCCTCGACGGCACCGACTCCGAGCTGGTGTCGCTCTGCCTGGACACCGGGCACTACGCCTACTGCGGCGGAGACAGCGTCAAGCTGATCGAGACCTACGGCGAGCGCATCGGCTACCTGCACCTCAAGCAGGTCGACCCGGGGATCCTGGCCGACGTGCGCGCGAAGGGCACCCCGTTCGGCCCTGCGGTCGCCCAGGGCGTGATGTGCGAACCCCCCTCCGGGGTACCCGAGTTGGAGCCGGTCCTGGAGGCGGCGCAGAGGCTTGGGGTGGAGCTGTTCGCGATCGTCGAGCAGGACATGTATCCCTGCGAGCCGGACGCTCCGCTGCCGATCGCCCGGCGGACTCGGGCGTTTCTTCGGTCGTGCGGGGTGTGAGAGCGCCCCTGGAGGTGCCGGGATCCGTTGCCGTGCGAGTGCGGGCTGTTCGTGGCTTGTCGCGCCCACACGGCCGAGCCGCAGATCGACACAGCCCCGTGCCCCTGGTACTCCACCCGGACCAGTCCGGGCAGCAGATGCCGGTCCGCGGGGCCGGCCGGCCCGCACGGGCGGCGGCGCGAGGCCCCGCCCGCCGGAGCCGGCCCGCGACAGGCGCCATGGCCTGGTCGGACACGGCCCGCCACCGCGCCGCGTTCACGTAGCGACCCGCGATCACCCGACGAACTTCAGGAGTCCGCGCGAGGACCGTACCGGCATCGTTCACACGGACACCGGCGGCTCCCCTCGGCCGACCGCGTCGAGCAGCAGCCTCGCGGCGACCGCCGCCTCCAAGACCGGTGGCAAGCGGCCCGGGCAGGCTGGGCGCCGTCCGCTCAGGTGACTCCCGGGGGAAGCGGGGGCCTTCGGCGGCTCGGCCGAGGGGGAGCCGGGTCCATCACCGAGGGACGCGGGGAAGCCGGCGGGCCGGGCTCGGCGCAGCGGGTCCGGCCCGCCCTCCCCTGCCCGGTGGACGCGCCCCGGCCGTGTGCCGCCGTCCGCCTTTGCTGCGGCCGTGTCACAAACACCCCCTCCTTGTCACACGTGTCACACCTCGACGAGTTGTTCGTCACACTCGGTCAACAGGGGCTGCCCCATGGTCACTGCACGTCGTTGACCGGGCACAGGCTGGTGATCGCCAGCGCAGCGCCCGGCTCCCCCGACGGCCGCCCCCCGGCCGCCGCCGCGGCGCGCGCGGGAAGGTGCGACTCATGACCGACCGAGTGCTCTGGTCCTACAAGGAGATCGCGGCGCACATCCGGGTGCAGCCCGACACCGTGCGGTCCTATCGCAAGCACGGCTTGCTGCCTCCGCCCGATCATGTGGAGGGCGGCAAGCCCTACTGGTACGCGGACACCGTCCGCACCTGGGTGGCCTCCCGCCCCGGCAACCGCGGCCGCAGAGAGAGCTGACCCGCACCGGATCGGGTCGACGGCGGATCATGTCGGTTCCGGACCGGGGGCGGGCGTGCTCAGCGCCAGGGCTCTATGACCGTCACGCCCGATCCGGGTGCCGTGCCCATCGCCGCCAGGGCCTGCGGGACCGCGTCGAGCCCGATCGTGCGCGTGACGAGCAGGTCCGGGCGCAGCATGCCGGACCCGACCAACTCCAGCATCTCCGGATAGGCGTGGGCGGCCATGCCGTGGCTGCCCAGGAGTTCGAGCTCCAGGGCTATGGCGCGGGCCAGCGGGACGGGGGTGGTGCCGTCCGCCGAGGGCAGCAGGCCCACTTGGACGTGCCGGCCGCGGCGGCGCAGGCAGCCGACGGAGGCCGCGCAGGTGCCGGGCGAGCCGAGCGCGTCGAGGGAGAGGTGGGCGCCGCCGCCGGTCAGCTCGCGTACGGCCGCCGCCGTGTCGGGCACAGCGGCCGCGTCCAGGCACCGCGCCGCGCCGAACTTCCGCGCCAGGTCCAGGGCCTGGGGCGAGACGTCGACGGCGACCACCCGCGCTCCCGAGGCGGCCGCGATCATCACCGCCGACAGCCCGACCCCGCCGCAGCCGTGCACCGCGACCCACTCCCCCGCCGCCACCCGGCCCTGCCGCACGACCGCGCGGAAGGCGGTGGCGAAGCGGCAGCCGAGGGCGGCGGCCGTGGCGTAGGTCATCCCGTCCGGGATCGCCACCAGGTTCACATCGGCGTGGTCGAGGGCCACGTACTGGGCGAAGGAGCCCCAGCGGTGGAAGCCGGGCTGGGTCTGGCGCTCGCACACCTGGTGGTCACCGGCCGCGCAGGACGGACAGCTGCCGCAGGCACAGACGAACGGCACGGTGACCCGGTCGCCGGGCCGCCGGCCGGTCACCCGGGCGCCCACCGCCTCGACGACACCGGCGAGTTCGTGCCCCGGCACATGCGGCGGCGTGATGTCCGCATCGTGGCCCATCCAGCCGTGCCAGTCGCTGCGGCACAGCCCGGTCGCCTCGACCCGGACCACCACCCCGTGCTCGGCGGGCTCCGGATCCGGCACCTCCCGCACCTCGGCCGGCTCTCCGAACTGTTCGAACACCACGGCTCTCATGGGGCCTCACCCTGCCACGGACACGGCCGGCCTCACACCCCCGCCGTCTCCTTCACCTCCGCGGGCGCGGCCGGCTCGCCCTCGCTCAGACCGAACCGCTGGTGGAAGCGGCGCAGCGGGGCCGGGGCCCACCAGGTGACACGGCCCGTGAGCCGCATGATCGCCGGGACCAGGAGGCTGCGCACGACCATCGCGTCCATCAGCACCGCGAGCGCTATGCCGAGGCCCAGCATCTTGGTGTTGGTCACCCGTGAGGTGCCGATGGCGACCATCACCACCGCGAGGATGACCGCCGCCGCGGTGATCAGCCCGCCGGTGCGCTGGAGTCCGTGGCGGACCGCCTCGTTGTGGTCGCCGGTGCGCTCGTACTCCTCCTTGATGCGGGAGAGCAGGAACACGCCGTAGTCCATGGAGAGGCCGAAGGCCACGCAGAACATCAGCACGGGCAGGGTGGTCTCTATCGAGCCGGGGCTGGTGAAGCCGAGCGCGCCGGACAGATGGCCGTCCTGGAAGACCCAGACCACCGCGCCGAACATCGCCGTCAGGCTGAGCGCGTTGAGCACCACCGCCTGCAGGGGTATCACCACGCTGCCGGTGAGCAGGAAGACCAGCAGCAGGGTGACGATCGCGATGAACGCGCCCGCCCATGGCAGGCGTTCGCCTATCGCGTGCTTGGAGTCGACCAGGACGGCGGCCGTGCCCGTCACCTTGGTGTCGAAGGGCGCCTTCAGGGAGCGCAGGTCACCGACGAGGCGCTGGGCGGCGTCGTCGACGGCCTCGCCCCTCGGCTGCACGGTGAAGTAGGCCGAGTCTCCCTTGACCAGCGGCCCGTCGACCCGGACCACCTCGGGCAGGGCGGCCACCCGCCGTTGGTAGTCGGCGTACTGGGCGCCGGTGGCCCTGCCCTCGGCGAGGATCTCCAGGCCGCCGCCGGGGCTGCCCGGGAAGCCGTCGCGCAGGTGCTGCTGCA is a genomic window of Streptomyces griseochromogenes containing:
- the iolB gene encoding 5-deoxy-glucuronate isomerase, which produces MTSTDLHLPRGATANAQYTVDIDPKRAGWAHSSLRIVELSPGGTHTFTTGDSEWIVLPLQGGCTVQIEEKEFQLLGRESVFASVSDFAYAPRETRVQIASGAGGRFALAGAKCERRLPARYGPAPEVPVEQRGSGTCARQVRNFASAARAGGADEQGFDCDKLIAVEVITPGGNWSSYPPHKHDEHRPGEESELEEIYYFEIDGPNGFGYQRVFPSREGGSDVLAEVRSGDAVLVPDGWHGPSIAQPGHAMYYLNVMAGPGATREWRICFHPDHVESTGGYR
- a CDS encoding Cgl0159 family (beta/alpha)8-fold protein, translating into MVRTRTHHPEAIAEAALRRARRPLLNENGRLMIVAADHPARGALGVGDRKLAMANRADLLERLCLALSRPGVDGVLATADILDDLLLLGALDHKVVMGSMNRGGLQGASFELDDRFTGHRPEDIHRLGFDAAKLLLRIDYDDPGSLTTLESTARAIDAMAAHRLPVFVEPFISRRGPDGRLRNDLSAEAVTKSIAIASGLGGSSAYTWLKVPVTENPDDMARVMETSTLPAVLLGGDIGDSPEEQVAAYEKWRGALQLPTVRGLVVGRSLLYPADGDVAAAVDTAVGLL
- the iolC gene encoding 5-dehydro-2-deoxygluconokinase; the encoded protein is MAYDLITMGRIGVDLYPLQTGVPLAQVSSFGKFLGGSATNVAVAAARLGRRTAVITRTGDDPFGAYLHEALRGFGVDDRWVTPVAGLPTPVTFCEVFPPDDFPLYFYRRPKAPDLEIDAHDLDLDAIRDTRVFWVTGTGLSEEPSRTATLAALAHRAKSGTTVFDLDWRPMFWADPAEARPFYAEALRHTTVAVGNLDEVEVATGVREPHAAARALLDAGVEIAVVKQGPKGVLAVNSEGESAEVPPLPVTVLNGLGAGDAFGGSLCHGLLEGWNLETIMRHANAAGAIVASRLECSSAMPTPAEVAAALEAGAVL
- a CDS encoding sugar phosphate isomerase/epimerase family protein, which codes for MTSLSPSSLSSPSTPSSLSRIRVGSAPDSWGVWFPDDPRQVPWRRFLDEVADSGYEWIELGPYGYLPSDPAVLAEETARRGLKVSAGTVFTGLHHGAAVWDKTWAHVSDIATLTQAMGARHLVVIPSFWRDDKTGEVLEPDTLTPGQWRNLTSLTERLGHEVRERYGLTIVVHPHADTHIDSEENVTRFLDGTDSELVSLCLDTGHYAYCGGDSVKLIETYGERIGYLHLKQVDPGILADVRAKGTPFGPAVAQGVMCEPPSGVPELEPVLEAAQRLGVELFAIVEQDMYPCEPDAPLPIARRTRAFLRSCGV
- a CDS encoding helix-turn-helix transcriptional regulator, with amino-acid sequence MTDRVLWSYKEIAAHIRVQPDTVRSYRKHGLLPPPDHVEGGKPYWYADTVRTWVASRPGNRGRRES
- a CDS encoding zinc-dependent alcohol dehydrogenase family protein produces the protein MRAVVFEQFGEPAEVREVPDPEPAEHGVVVRVEATGLCRSDWHGWMGHDADITPPHVPGHELAGVVEAVGARVTGRRPGDRVTVPFVCACGSCPSCAAGDHQVCERQTQPGFHRWGSFAQYVALDHADVNLVAIPDGMTYATAAALGCRFATAFRAVVRQGRVAAGEWVAVHGCGGVGLSAVMIAAASGARVVAVDVSPQALDLARKFGAARCLDAAAVPDTAAAVRELTGGGAHLSLDALGSPGTCAASVGCLRRRGRHVQVGLLPSADGTTPVPLARAIALELELLGSHGMAAHAYPEMLELVGSGMLRPDLLVTRTIGLDAVPQALAAMGTAPGSGVTVIEPWR